The segment ACTTCTGGCTTTCCTGATTCGTCAATAAACAACCATTGATTCAACAAATTGTTCATACCCCAATTTTACCATTTTCTGAATATGTCTTGTTTGACCTTTTGGCTGAAAATTCATATACTAAACAATAAGTCCAAGTATGCCAGGGTAGCTCAATTGGTAGAGCAATCGCTTCGTAAGCGATAGGTAGTGGGTTCGAATCCCACTCCTGGCTCATAGTCTCCCCAACTTCCATCTTTTATTCCTTAAATATCTGATATAATAAATTTATGCCTTACTACTACAAACCTAAAAAAACCGCTAAAACTAGAACCTCCGCAAATAAAAAACTTTATAACAAACTCTTTAAATCCCTTGGATTAAGCGCGGGGATTATCCTTTTTATGTATTTCTGGCTTGTTACTGTAATACCAAACATAAACATTGTTTGGGACATTTTTAAACACGACACCCCGCAACAATCCAATTTGACAACAATTCCTCCTTCAAAACCCATCCTTATGGACTTGCCTACGGCGACCAATAAAGAAAGAATAGATATAAGAGGAACTGCCAAAGCAGGCACCACCGTAAAATTATATATGAATACAAGAGAAATTCAAAAAACTCTGGCGGATAATGACGCTACTTTTACATTTAACAGCATTCCTTTGCAAAAAGACAATACAGAAATTTATGTTGTTTCGGTAAACGACGAAGGAATCGCTAGCGAACAATCGGAAACTCATAAAATTGTATTTGACAATAAGCCTCCGGAAATAACCATTACAAAACCGACAAGTCAATCCGTTGAAGAACCCATCAACGCCTACAGAATAGAGGGCAATGTAAACGAAAACGCAACTGTAACCGTAAACGGAAAAACCGCGCAAACTTTATATGATGGGGAATTCGGCATTACCATAAACCTAAACGAAGGAGGTAACTCTTTTAAAATTGAAGCGGTGGATTCAGCAGACAACAAAACTACCAAAGACCTTTATATAAATTTCTCAAAAACGGATTAATTCCAATTCGGGATTAAAACTCAATTGGAATTATAGGGGTCGGATCCGCCTTGGGCGGGTCAGACCCCAAATGAAAACAAGCGCGAGAAGGACTAGAAATTCAGTTAAGACGGTTATAACAGCGCTTGCCAAATAATTATATTGCGGGATAAAGATAATATTTAAAACTATATTAAAAATAAGCGCAAAACCATATAAAAACGGTAAAACTTTTTGCTTATTTCTAACAACCAACACCCAAGTTAACGGCGAGGAAAGAAAGAAAAATACTGAACCTGCCATTAGTATATTAAACGGAATAAAAGATAAAACCATATCGTTACCCCAGATTGCAGAAATTAAAAAACGGGAAGAAACAAAAGAAAATATTGTTAAAAATATAGCCCCTAAAAACAATATTAAAAGAGATTTTTTAAGTAATGCGTTGACCTTATCATCCTTATCCGCTTTAGCCTTAATCATTAGAGGAAACATCGCGTTCATAAAAAAAGTGGGGATAACCAAAACAAAATCAAAAACCTTATAAGCGAGATTATACACCCCCACCGACACCGTATCGGACATAACGGATAAAATAATCCTGTCCGCTTGCACCATAAAGGAATTAAGGATTAAAGCTATTCCTAAAGGAAAGGAGAGAATAAAAACTTTGCGCCAATAGGGTACATTTATAGCTTTCTTATTAAACTTTAAATATCTTTTCAAAAAAAGGATAGCTATAAGGGGATGAAAAGAATATCCAACAACAACCGCTGAAATCACAAGAATAATACTTCCGCGCGCTAAAACCACTGGCAAAAGTATGCCCACACTTAACAAACTTGCCAGTATAGATATTACAGCTACATACCGGTAAATTAGCTTGGACTGAAATACTATTAAACAAGTGGTGTAAATAGATTGGAAAAAAATTAGGATAGACCCAATACGAATAGCATTTTTTATAACGGGAGAGTAGGGGAAAAATATTAAAACAAAATTGCACAAACCAACAAGGATAACCCCCAAAACAATCCTAAAAATTAAAATGGAGGTAAAATTATTCTTTATGGATTCTTCGTTTTGGGAGAACTCTTTTACGGTAATTGCGTTAATACCAAGGTCGGAAAGAAGGTAAAAACTTAAAACGAAAGCGGTAACAATGGAGTACTCTCCAAATGTTTCTGCTCCCAGAAAGCGGGTAATTAGTACGGTGCCAAACAAAGCTCCGCCTGCGGTAAATATTTTGGCTATGATTTGATAAAAAGTATTCTTCGCCACCAATCTAATAATTTTCATTATTTAAGTATAAAACATCTAAATATAAAACAACACCTACATAAAACGAAAGTCCAAAAATTCTCCTAACAATTTTGTACAGCTGTATGAAATTGTTAGAAACTAAACATCAAAGTAATCGCGAAAAATTCGGTCGTTTTCAATTTTTGAAATTTCCAAAACCTGCACATACTCTTCTGCCCTCAATAAAGACCTTAATATACTAATAACTTCCTCACAAGGATACGCGTGCAAATACACACTGTTTTGAAATTTAAAGAATCCCCAACTATAAAGGTAATTTCTTACCGCATTTGCCAGCTTTCTATTTTTTTCTGGAATGTCAAAAACAACTAAACGCCATTTCCCGTCCCACAAAAGGGGTTTCTTTACAGCAAAGTTGTCTAATGCCAATTTAATTACCTTATTCTTTCCTTTATCCGTAAGCTCTATATGTACCTTCCCTTTCTTTTCGTACATATTTATCTCTTTTTGTTTGCTCAACCTACGCAAAGTTTGATTAAGATAACCCTTGTTAAAAATTTTCCATTCCTTATTCTCAATACCTTTTACATCTATACCAAGTGATTTAGTTACCCGCGGAGCAACAAAATCAACTTCAAGAACATATTGTTTCGCTATCATTGTAAAAACCGTTCTAACATTATTCACCTTTTCTTTTTGAAATTGGGAATGTAAAGTTTTAGCCAGGTATTTAATTTGCTCCTCAGAAGTACTCGTACCCACAAAATAATAATATCACAAATTCGTACAGCTGTATGAAATTGTTAGGGGAAATTAAAAACAAGCCTAAATTTTATTTGATATACTTTGGATATGACAAGCAATAAGAAGAAAATTGTGGTGTATTTGGTTATTGCCTTTTTGACACTAAGCGCAGGAGGTTTCTCGCTCTCCAAAACAGTGAGTAGCCCTGTCGTTAAAGACTTCGTAGAGAATGTAGGGATGTTTGGACCACTGATAATTGTCCTGGGCATTGTATTTGGAGGAGTGTATGCCCCTATGTCCCATTTACCTTTCACAATGATCAGTTTAGCTTTTTACGGATACTGGAAAACCTTCATACTATTCTTTATAGGAAATTTTGTTCTCGCCCCCTCTTTAAATTTTTTCATAGCAAGAAAATGGGGAAGATCCTTTGTGAAGAAACTAGCAGGAGAAAAAACTCTTAATAAAATTGACAATCTTGCACTTACTATTGGTTGGGAAGCGCTTATACCAATAAGATTGTTTGGCGGAGTTCTTTTTGACGCAGTGTCCTACGCATCCGGATTAACAAAAGTCCCTTTTAGAATTTACATACTAATAACAATTTTATGCTCCCTACCCAGTGGTTTTATAATGCTCGCCCTTCTTGAAAAGGGAATAAAAGGAAACCCTTTGTTCTTTGGCATATTAGGTATATGGTCATATACAATGGGCATCCTAACACCTTATTTGATATATAAGTTAAAAACAAGGAGGAAGTAGGGGTGCTCGTGTCTGGACTTGAACCAGAGACCTCTGCGATGTGAACACAGCGCTCTAACCAACTGAGCTACACGAGCGAATTCAACTTACATTTTAACAAATACACCATTGAAAATGCTACAACTTACTCCTACAATAAATTAATGCCAAAAATTTTATCCCAATTTTTTAACTTTATTCTGGATATCGCGGAAGTGGTCTTTTTGGCTTTTGGGCTTTACCTCCTTCTTAACTGGTTCGTTTTTAATCTCCATAATGTTGACGGCGATTCTATGTTACCCACCCTTCATAACAAAGAGTACTTAATAACTAATAAAATTGCCAATCGAACAGGTTATAAAAGAGGCGATATAGTTATATTTAAATACCCTAATATGCCAAGCAAGGAATTCGTAAAAAGGTTAGTAGGACTTCCCGGAGAGAAAATACAAATAAAAAACTCGCAAGTAATAATCTACAACAGCGAATATCCCGAAAGTTTCGTCCTTAACGAGCCTTACCTGTCCGAAGGAATGTTAACTACCCAAAACAGTTTTCTAAAAGAAGGAATAATTATGGAAATTCCCGACGATAGCTTTTTTGTAATGGGGGATAACAGGGAAGTTAGCTCCGATTCAAGACAATGGGGGTTTGTGCCAAGAAAAAATATGGTGGGGACGGCTGTATTAAGAATCTGGCCCGTAACGGAGTTTGGAGCGTTTAAAAAACCGACACAAACTTCCTTCCCTTCTCTTTAACAAACGCAACTACCCCGTCCTTTAAGGCAAACAGAGTATGGTCTCTTCCCAACCCCACATTTTCTCCAGCTTTAAAAACCGTTCCTCTTTGCCTAACTATTATCGCCCCCGCTTTAATTTTCTGGCTTCCAAAAACTTTTACACCAAGCCTTTTACCCGCCACATTTCCGCCTTGTCTTGCTTTTGAACCCCCCGCTTTTTTATGCGCCATCCTTTTTTGCTCCTTTTTTAACTATTTTTTCCACCCTAATTATAGAAATTGGCTGTTTATGCCCTTTTGTTTTATGGTACCGTGATTTTGCCTTAAATCTTTTAACAAGAATTTTTTTGTCTTTTAAGTCTTTCAATGTTTTTATTATTACAGTTACATCTTTTAGTTCCGGCTCCCCTATTAGCGTCTCTCTTTCATCGGAATAAAAAAGGACAGAAACCTTTGGGTTTTTGCCGACCCTATCCACTTTGAGCTCCGTTCCTTCGGAAACTTCGTATTGTTTTGAATTTATTTTTACTATTGCCTTTTTCATAACTTGCGTGATTTTACCAAAGCTTGTTTTTAATTGCAATGTTTTGCGATAACCCCAACACTATGCTGGTTGCTATTAACGAACTCCCTCCATAAGACACTAAAGGCAAAGTAATTCCGGTAACCGGCAAAACCCCTAAATTCATACCTATATTTACCACACACTGGATAAACAATAACGAAAAAGCGCCCAGTGACAATAACGCGGAGAAACTATCTTTGGCTTTTTGGGAAATTGCCAAAATTTTATACAGAAGTCCAAAATAAAATATTATCAAAACAAGGCTTCCCAAGAATCCCCATTCTTCCGAAAATGCGGCAAAAATAAAGTCGGTTCTGTATTCTGGCAAAAACCTTAAATGAGATTGAGTTCCCCGTCCAAATCCCCTGCCAAAAGTTCCGCCGGACCCAACCGCCACAATGGATTGAATAACATTATATCCAGACCCAAGGGGGTCCGCGTAAGGGTTAATGAAACTTATAACCCGTTGTCTCTGATAATCATGCAATACATTCCAAACCGGATAAGAAATCAAAAAAATGGCGAGCAAAAACACCAAAATCTGCTTAGGATTAACACCCGCGTAAAACACCATAAATACCCAAATACCAAGAAGGACCAAAGCGTTTCCCAAGTCTGGCTGTTTAGCCACCAATAACACAAAAGGAGATATGATTAAAAAACTAAGTATAATCTTTTTTACACTTAAATACGGTAAAGACAACGGCCCTAAAATTTTTGCCAAAATTACAATCTCTACTATTTTAACAACCTCCGAAGGCTGAAAATTAAAGAATTTTAAGTTGTACCACCTAACCGAACCCCTAATATTTTCGCCAAACACAAACAATCCCGCAAGCAAAAGTAGGGATAATATATATAAAATAAAAACGAACAAAGGTTTTTTAAATAAAGAGATATCAAAAAAAGAGGTGGCAAAATATAAAACAATGCCAATCGCAAAAAAGATTAGTTGGCTTTGAAATGTAGAAGAACTTGTTGAAAGTATAGCAAACGCCCCAAGCGAAAATATAACAAGATAAAAAAGAAACAAGAAAAAGTCAAACCCCTTGGACCTATAGAATTTCATACTTGTCACTTTCCACGAATTTTCCAATTAGCGCCGATTTAGAAATGTAATCCTTAAAATGTTTAAGCGCAAGTTTTGTGTTTTCGTTAACAGGATACGAAATGGAAACAATATCGCTAAACACACAACCCTCTTTCTTTCTTAAACCCTGCGCTTCGCGAACCATATCCCTAGCATACCCTTCTGCCAAAATCTTATGGTCTTTATCCCCTAAATCCACTATTTTTATGGCAAGCTCTTTTGCCTTTTTCCATATAAGATTTTTTACATTTGTTTCTTCTTTAATTATGTTTTCAAGTTCGTCTTCAAGTTTTATATCCAAAAGGTATTCCACTTTTTTAATAGGCATTCTAACGCGAACATTATTTAATTTTCTCCAAGAATGTATTTTTTCAACCACCTCACGAACTTTATCCATATCTTTTTCTAATGAAATATCCACCAACGATGTGTCCGCAGTAGGCCAATCTTCTAAATGCACCGACTCTTTATTCTTTGAGAGATTAAGATACATTTCTTCCGATATAAAAGGCATAAAAGGCGCTGTTAGTTTAGCCAAAGTTAAAAACATAGTGTATAAAACAGAGTGTACCGTATTCTTATCTTTTTCATCATCAGCAGAAAGTCCCACACGATTTCGTATCCTGCGGATATACCATGTGGAAAGGGTATTTATAACAAAATCGTTTATAGCTTTAGACGCGCCAGAAGCGTCATAATTATCCAAACAATTCGTAACCTCAATAACCAACGAGTTAAGTTTAGACAACACCCATCTGTCCAATACACAGGTATAATCCCTTGTTAATTTGGAAGGAGAAAATTTATCAAGGTTGGCGTAGGTAACAAAAAATTTATAGGAATTCCAAAGAATAAGCAAAAATCTTCTTCTAACTTCTTCGCCTAACGCAAAACTAAATTTGGTATTGTCAAATAAATTGCCGGACATATAAACCCATCTCATAATATCCACACCCATTTTGTCCGCCGCCTCATCAAAAGGAATATCATTACCTTTAGTTTTATGCATAGGCTCCCCCTTCCCATCCACAATATATCCCGTTGCCAGAACATTTTTCCAAGGCGCTTTGTTTTCTAAAGTAACAGCCATAAAAAGCGTGGCGTAAAACCAAAGTTTTACCTGCCCAATATATTCCGTTATGAACTCAAAAGGAAACCATTCTTTCCAATAACTCTTATCCTCTAAATATTTTATTGTTGAAAAAGGAATAATACCTGCATCAAGCCAACAATCTCCCACTTCTTTCACTCGAGACACCTCTTTTTTACATTTCGGACATTTAATCTTTATTTCATCTATCCAAGGTCGATGCAACTCTTTAAGATTCTTCACTTTGTTTTTATCTACTGCTAATTCCTTTAATTCCTCTTTAGAACCAACTACAATCAATTCTCCACAAGAACATTCATAAAAAGGTAAAGCAAGTCCCCAATACCTTCTCCTTGAAATAGGCCAATCCCCCATATTATCAAGCCAATCCTCCATTCTTTTTCCAGCAGATTTAGGCATCCAATTTGCTTTCCTAGCCGCTTTTTTTGCCACAGGACGAATTTCTTCGGATTTAATAAACCATTCGGAAGTGGTTCTAAAAACAAGTTCCTGTTTGCATCTCCAACAATGCGGATAGGAATGGGTAATTTTCTCTGTTTTATACAAAATTTTCTTTTCCTTAAGACTTTCAAAAATTTCCTCTTTAACAGAAAGAGCGGATTTGCCTGTTAAAAAACCATACCCTTCCGTATAAATCCCTAACTCATTAAGTGGGGCTAAAACAGGAAGACTAAATTTCTTACTTAACTGAAAATCTTCTTCTCCCGCTCCAGGCGCTATATGAACAAACCCACTTCCCTCTTCATCTGAAACTTCTTTCCATTCAATAACTTTATGAGTAACTTTATTTGCAGAAGGTAACTCATCAAAAGGTCCCGTATATTCCATACCTAAAAAACTTATCCCTTTTTTAGTTTCTAAAATAGAAAATTCTTCTTTAATAACCGAAAGTCTATTCTTTGCCAAAATAAAAATTTCGCCAGTTTCATTTAATTTAATTTTCGCATAATCTTTCTTTGGATTAACGGCTACTGCTACATTAACAGCCAATGTCCAAGGAGTAGTTGTCCATATTAAAAGATTACCGGAAGAGTTTTTTAAAGGAAATTTTACATAAACAGAAGTATGTTCAATCATTTTATAACCGTCATCTGAAAGTTCGTGTTGGGAAATAGCCGTACCACAACGAGGACACCAAGGAAGGGAGTCAACTCCCTTATAAATCCAGCCCTTCTCATAACACTTTTTTAGGAAATACCAAATATAAAGGTTGTTCTTCTCGGACATTGTGTAATAGGAATTATCCCAATCCATAAACATACCTAACCGTTTGGATTGTTCTGTCTGAATACGAGAAAATTTTTCAACGCGAGCTCTACAACCATCGCAAAACTTTTCAACACCGTAAGATTCTATATCCTTTTTACTGTTTAACCCTAAATCTTTTTCTTCTTGGACTTCTAGCCACAAACCTTGGCAATCAAAACCGTTTTGAAACCTCTGCTTAAAACCTTGCATATTTTTGTATCTTTGAAACAAATCTTTCAGAGTTCTACCTTGCCCGTGTTGAACCCCCATAGGATTATTAGCGGTTATAGGACCGTCTAGAAAGGAAAACCTTTTTTTAGAAAAATCGTTTTTATGAAGATATTTATCCACTATTCCTGTGAAATACCACTTTTCAAGAAATTTCTTTTCGTTTTCTATAAAATTTGGCAAAGCGGGGACTTCTTTAAACATACAGATATTTTATCACAGTTATATGGAATCGTAGTAAATTGCGCGGGATATTAAAATAAACACCAAAACAACTCCAAGAATCAAAAGGGATATTAGCGAACTGTAAACTTTTATCCTGTTCATATCTATTTTCTCCTTAAAAATGTGGGGAAATCAAACCTTGTATCAATATCCGGATTTTCTCCAGAATCGTCTAATTCTACAACTTCTTCTTTCTCCTCTTGCGCTGGCGAGGAAGAACTTCCCACTTTAACCGAATCCTCCACTCGCCTATACGCTTTTTGAAGATCCATATCAAAACCGGTTGCTATAACCGTAATCTTTATTTGGTCGGTAAAACTTTCGTCTATTGTGGCTCCAAATATTATATTAGCGTCGGGATTAGCCGCTTCCCCTATAATCCTTGCGGCATCGTCCACCTCATGCATAGCCAAATCCGGTCCCCCCACAATGTTAAAAAGTATTCCGGTCGCTCCTTTTATATCTACATCTAATATCGGCGAGAAAATAGCGGATTTGGCGGCATCCACCGCCCTGTTTTCCCCGCTAGCCAAACCTATGCCCATTAAAGCGCTCCCCGCTTCGGTCATAATGGTTTTTACATCCGCAAAATCTACATTCACAAGTCCGGGCAATATTATTAAATCAGATATTCCTTGAACCCCCTGCCCCAAAACACTATCCGCCACCTTAAACGCATCCAATATGGAAACCCCCCTCTCTATAACATCTAAAAGTTTTTGATTTGGGATAGTTATTAGCGCGTCCACCTGCTCTTTAAGTTCTTTAAGACCTATCTCGGCATTTTGCATTCTCCTAACACCTTCAAACATAAAAGGTTTGGTAACCACTCCCACCGTTAAAGCCCCAACTTGTCTGGCAAGATTCGCAATTATGGGCGCCGCTCCTGTGCCTGTGCCTCCGCCAAGCCCCGCCGTAATAAAAACCATATCCGCTCCTTCCAAATACTTTTTCAAATCTTCTAAAGATTCTTCCGCCGCTTTTTTTCCAACTTCTGGATTTGCCCCCGCTCCCAAACCTTTAGTTAAATCCTTTCCGATTTGGATTTTTAAAGGAGACTGACTTGTCGCCAACGCCTGCGCGTCGGTATTTATGGAAATGAAATCAACCCCAACTATTTTTTGATTCAATATCATAGAATTCACAGCGTTTCCGCCACCACCACCTATTCCAACCACCTTTATTTTCGCATAATGTTCACTTTCTGGTTTTATTAGCATAATTTTTTAAAATCTTTAAATCTACGGCAGGAGAGATTTTACAAAAGTTTTGATTTTTCCTAAAAACCCCGTTATTTTCATTTTACCTTTAGAACCAAATCGCCCGGTCTCTTTGCTCATTTTGGCGCCATACAATATCGCGCCCACAGCAGATGAAAACGGCGCGCCATTTATCTCGTCAATAAGACCCGACACTCCCTTGGGTACTGCTATTCTTACAGGCGCTCTTAAAACATCGCGGGCAATTTTTTCTATGTAATAAGTTTCCGCTCCGCCCCCCGTTATAACAACCCCAGCAGGAAGTTTTCCTATACAATTAGCCTTTTTAATCTCCACCGCCACTAACCTAAATAATTCTTCAAGCCTTTCTTTGGAAATATCGTTTAAAAATTTCTTTGCCACGGTTGTGGTCTCTAAACCAAATTCTTTAACATCTAACTCCCCTTTCAACATATCTTCAACAGAATTAGCTTTTCCTTCGCCACTTAATTTAAGTTTAATCTTCTCCGCGGATTCAAGAGAAGTTCTTAACCCTATCGCTAAATCATTGGTTATATTTTGACCCCCAACCGGAAGAACCGACGAATAAACAGGACTGCCCTCTATGTACACAATTATAGAAGTTGTTCCCCCGCCTATATCCACAAGTATT is part of the Patescibacteria group bacterium genome and harbors:
- the rpmA gene encoding 50S ribosomal protein L27 encodes the protein MAHKKAGGSKARQGGNVAGKRLGVKVFGSQKIKAGAIIVRQRGTVFKAGENVGLGRDHTLFALKDGVVAFVKEKGRKFVSVF
- the cas2 gene encoding CRISPR-associated endonuclease Cas2, coding for MGTSTSEEQIKYLAKTLHSQFQKEKVNNVRTVFTMIAKQYVLEVDFVAPRVTKSLGIDVKGIENKEWKIFNKGYLNQTLRRLSKQKEINMYEKKGKVHIELTDKGKNKVIKLALDNFAVKKPLLWDGKWRLVVFDIPEKNRKLANAVRNYLYSWGFFKFQNSVYLHAYPCEEVISILRSLLRAEEYVQVLEISKIENDRIFRDYFDV
- the ftsA gene encoding cell division protein FtsA; protein product: MPKDKITAVIDIGSSKVCTVIANTVDGRNSVIGVSNIVSKGIRKGVVVDIDEAVESISQSLERAERMAGCSVSNVFVTVSGSHIESLNSHGVVAVSHQDAEIGEEDVSRVTEAAQAISLPSNREIIHVIPRDFIVDKQDGVRDPVGMSGIRLEVEVNIIHGSATALKNLTKCINQIGVDVSDLIYAALASAEATLTDTEKELGTILVDIGGGTTSIIVYIEGSPVYSSVLPVGGQNITNDLAIGLRTSLESAEKIKLKLSGEGKANSVEDMLKGELDVKEFGLETTTVAKKFLNDISKERLEELFRLVAVEIKKANCIGKLPAGVVITGGGAETYYIEKIARDVLRAPVRIAVPKGVSGLIDEINGAPFSSAVGAILYGAKMSKETGRFGSKGKMKITGFLGKIKTFVKSLLP
- the rodA gene encoding rod shape-determining protein RodA produces the protein MKFYRSKGFDFFLFLFYLVIFSLGAFAILSTSSSTFQSQLIFFAIGIVLYFATSFFDISLFKKPLFVFILYILSLLLLAGLFVFGENIRGSVRWYNLKFFNFQPSEVVKIVEIVILAKILGPLSLPYLSVKKIILSFLIISPFVLLVAKQPDLGNALVLLGIWVFMVFYAGVNPKQILVFLLAIFLISYPVWNVLHDYQRQRVISFINPYADPLGSGYNVIQSIVAVGSGGTFGRGFGRGTQSHLRFLPEYRTDFIFAAFSEEWGFLGSLVLIIFYFGLLYKILAISQKAKDSFSALLSLGAFSLLFIQCVVNIGMNLGVLPVTGITLPLVSYGGSSLIATSIVLGLSQNIAIKNKLW
- a CDS encoding VTT domain-containing protein; the encoded protein is MTSNKKKIVVYLVIAFLTLSAGGFSLSKTVSSPVVKDFVENVGMFGPLIIVLGIVFGGVYAPMSHLPFTMISLAFYGYWKTFILFFIGNFVLAPSLNFFIARKWGRSFVKKLAGEKTLNKIDNLALTIGWEALIPIRLFGGVLFDAVSYASGLTKVPFRIYILITILCSLPSGFIMLALLEKGIKGNPLFFGILGIWSYTMGILTPYLIYKLKTRRK
- a CDS encoding flippase, translating into MKIIRLVAKNTFYQIIAKIFTAGGALFGTVLITRFLGAETFGEYSIVTAFVLSFYLLSDLGINAITVKEFSQNEESIKNNFTSILIFRIVLGVILVGLCNFVLIFFPYSPVIKNAIRIGSILIFFQSIYTTCLIVFQSKLIYRYVAVISILASLLSVGILLPVVLARGSIILVISAVVVGYSFHPLIAILFLKRYLKFNKKAINVPYWRKVFILSFPLGIALILNSFMVQADRIILSVMSDTVSVGVYNLAYKVFDFVLVIPTFFMNAMFPLMIKAKADKDDKVNALLKKSLLILFLGAIFLTIFSFVSSRFLISAIWGNDMVLSFIPFNILMAGSVFFFLSSPLTWVLVVRNKQKVLPFLYGFALIFNIVLNIIFIPQYNYLASAVITVLTEFLVLLALVFIWGLTRPRRIRPL
- the ileS gene encoding isoleucine--tRNA ligase, which translates into the protein MFKEVPALPNFIENEKKFLEKWYFTGIVDKYLHKNDFSKKRFSFLDGPITANNPMGVQHGQGRTLKDLFQRYKNMQGFKQRFQNGFDCQGLWLEVQEEKDLGLNSKKDIESYGVEKFCDGCRARVEKFSRIQTEQSKRLGMFMDWDNSYYTMSEKNNLYIWYFLKKCYEKGWIYKGVDSLPWCPRCGTAISQHELSDDGYKMIEHTSVYVKFPLKNSSGNLLIWTTTPWTLAVNVAVAVNPKKDYAKIKLNETGEIFILAKNRLSVIKEEFSILETKKGISFLGMEYTGPFDELPSANKVTHKVIEWKEVSDEEGSGFVHIAPGAGEEDFQLSKKFSLPVLAPLNELGIYTEGYGFLTGKSALSVKEEIFESLKEKKILYKTEKITHSYPHCWRCKQELVFRTTSEWFIKSEEIRPVAKKAARKANWMPKSAGKRMEDWLDNMGDWPISRRRYWGLALPFYECSCGELIVVGSKEELKELAVDKNKVKNLKELHRPWIDEIKIKCPKCKKEVSRVKEVGDCWLDAGIIPFSTIKYLEDKSYWKEWFPFEFITEYIGQVKLWFYATLFMAVTLENKAPWKNVLATGYIVDGKGEPMHKTKGNDIPFDEAADKMGVDIMRWVYMSGNLFDNTKFSFALGEEVRRRFLLILWNSYKFFVTYANLDKFSPSKLTRDYTCVLDRWVLSKLNSLVIEVTNCLDNYDASGASKAINDFVINTLSTWYIRRIRNRVGLSADDEKDKNTVHSVLYTMFLTLAKLTAPFMPFISEEMYLNLSKNKESVHLEDWPTADTSLVDISLEKDMDKVREVVEKIHSWRKLNNVRVRMPIKKVEYLLDIKLEDELENIIKEETNVKNLIWKKAKELAIKIVDLGDKDHKILAEGYARDMVREAQGLRKKEGCVFSDIVSISYPVNENTKLALKHFKDYISKSALIGKFVESDKYEIL
- the rplU gene encoding 50S ribosomal protein L21; its protein translation is MKKAIVKINSKQYEVSEGTELKVDRVGKNPKVSVLFYSDERETLIGEPELKDVTVIIKTLKDLKDKKILVKRFKAKSRYHKTKGHKQPISIIRVEKIVKKGAKKDGA
- the lepB gene encoding signal peptidase I: MPKILSQFFNFILDIAEVVFLAFGLYLLLNWFVFNLHNVDGDSMLPTLHNKEYLITNKIANRTGYKRGDIVIFKYPNMPSKEFVKRLVGLPGEKIQIKNSQVIIYNSEYPESFVLNEPYLSEGMLTTQNSFLKEGIIMEIPDDSFFVMGDNREVSSDSRQWGFVPRKNMVGTAVLRIWPVTEFGAFKKPTQTSFPSL
- the ftsZ gene encoding cell division protein FtsZ encodes the protein MMLIKPESEHYAKIKVVGIGGGGGNAVNSMILNQKIVGVDFISINTDAQALATSQSPLKIQIGKDLTKGLGAGANPEVGKKAAEESLEDLKKYLEGADMVFITAGLGGGTGTGAAPIIANLARQVGALTVGVVTKPFMFEGVRRMQNAEIGLKELKEQVDALITIPNQKLLDVIERGVSILDAFKVADSVLGQGVQGISDLIILPGLVNVDFADVKTIMTEAGSALMGIGLASGENRAVDAAKSAIFSPILDVDIKGATGILFNIVGGPDLAMHEVDDAARIIGEAANPDANIIFGATIDESFTDQIKITVIATGFDMDLQKAYRRVEDSVKVGSSSSPAQEEKEEVVELDDSGENPDIDTRFDFPTFLRRK